The genomic interval TAGTAGCGGAGATTTAGCTTCAAAAAACATTTCTAAAAATGAATTTTATGAAGTGTTGAATGAAAACGATATTTCTAAAATTTTAGTGATTAATAATAATGTCGCTCAAATTTTTATTAAGGAAGAATCTATTGAAAAAGAACGTTTTAAGAAACAAGTAAAATCACCTTTCTATAGAAAAGGATCGCCATTGTTTGAATATAATTTTGGAGATTTACAAAATTTTGAAAATAAAATAGAAACTGCTAAACAATTAAATTCTTTAGATTTTGATTTAAAAAATGAAAATCAAACAAGTATGTTTGATACGATAATTGGCTTTTTACCTTTTATCATTTTAATTGGAATCTGGTTGTTTTTTATGAAAAGAATGTCTGGCGGCGGAAGTGGTGCTGGAGGTGGCGGACAAATTTTTAGCATCGGAAAATCTAAAGCTAAATTATTTGATAAAGACACCAAAGTAAAAACATCGTTTAAAGATGTTGCTGGTTTAGAAGGCGCAAAAGAAGAAGTTCAAGAAATAGTAGATTTCTTAAAACATCCAGAAAAATACACCTCTTTAGGAGGTAAAATACCAAAAGGAGCATTATTAGTAGGACCTCCTGGAACAGGAAAAACCTTATTAGCAAAAGCTGTTGCAGGTGAAGCAGATGTGCCGTTTTTCTCTTTATCTGGATCAGATTTCGTAGAAATGTTTGTTGGTGTTGGAGCGTCTAGAGTTAGAGATTTATTTAAACAAGCACAGCAAAAATCACCTTCAATTATTTTTATTGATGAAATTGATGCAATAGGTAGAGCTCGTGGAAAAAATAGCATGACAGGTGGAAATGATGAACGTGAAAATACATTGAATCAATTACTGACAGAAATGGATGGTTTTGGTACAGATACCAACGTAATTGTTTTAGCAGCAACCAATAGAGCAGATGTTTTAGATAGTGCGTTAATGCGTGCAGGTAGATTTGATCGTCAGATTTATGTGGATTTACCAGATATTAAAGAAAGAAAAGAAATTTTTGAAGTGCATATTAAGCCTTTAAAATTAGCTGATGATGTAAATGTTGAATTTTTAGCGCAACAGACTCCTGGTTTTTCTGGAGCTGATATTGCTAATATGTGTAATGAGTCTGCTTTAATAGCTGCGAGACATAATAAAAAATCAATTCATCATCAAGATTTCTTGGATGCGGTTGATAGAATTGTTGGT from Lutibacter sp. Hel_I_33_5 carries:
- the ftsH gene encoding ATP-dependent zinc metalloprotease FtsH encodes the protein MSTNKKDNKSNIPKFKFNAYWIYGAIFVALIGIQFFSSGDLASKNISKNEFYEVLNENDISKILVINNNVAQIFIKEESIEKERFKKQVKSPFYRKGSPLFEYNFGDLQNFENKIETAKQLNSLDFDLKNENQTSMFDTIIGFLPFIILIGIWLFFMKRMSGGGSGAGGGGQIFSIGKSKAKLFDKDTKVKTSFKDVAGLEGAKEEVQEIVDFLKHPEKYTSLGGKIPKGALLVGPPGTGKTLLAKAVAGEADVPFFSLSGSDFVEMFVGVGASRVRDLFKQAQQKSPSIIFIDEIDAIGRARGKNSMTGGNDERENTLNQLLTEMDGFGTDTNVIVLAATNRADVLDSALMRAGRFDRQIYVDLPDIKERKEIFEVHIKPLKLADDVNVEFLAQQTPGFSGADIANMCNESALIAARHNKKSIHHQDFLDAVDRIVGGLEKKNKVITPKEKEVIAFHEAGHATVSWMLEHAAPLVKVTIVPRGQSLGAAWYLPAERMIVQTEQMLDEMCATLGGRAAEKIIFDKISTGALSDLEKVTKQARAMVTVYGLNDEVGNITYYDSSGNDAFVKPYSEETAKKIDKEISKMIEAQYQRAIELLSNNKEKLSILAKLLLEKEVIFKDDLEKIFGKRPFDKEEKIEEVKETPQVEESTEEK